From Providencia sp. R33, a single genomic window includes:
- a CDS encoding cold-shock protein: MNFQLHMGRVKWFDAKEGYGFISPSKGGDDVFVTTKSIANKKIKSLFEGQNVEFCLTRSSDGITAADVIAY; this comes from the coding sequence ATGAATTTTCAATTACATATGGGTCGAGTTAAATGGTTTGACGCAAAAGAAGGTTACGGTTTTATTTCACCATCGAAAGGTGGAGATGATGTATTTGTGACAACAAAATCAATTGCTAATAAAAAAATCAAATCATTATTCGAAGGTCAAAACGTCGAGTTTTGCTTAACACGTAGTTCCGATGGCATAACGGCCGCTGACGTTATTGCTTACTAG
- a CDS encoding Trm112 family protein, translating into MDHRLLEIIACPVCHGKLSYNKEHLELICKFDHLAYPIRDGIPVLLENEARQVSLDEGQ; encoded by the coding sequence ATGGATCACCGTTTACTTGAAATCATTGCCTGCCCTGTTTGCCATGGCAAATTAAGTTATAACAAAGAACACCTCGAACTTATCTGCAAGTTTGACCATCTGGCCTATCCCATTCGTGATGGCATCCCCGTTTTACTCGAAAACGAAGCACGCCAAGTCTCATTAGATGAAGGACAATAA
- the mukE gene encoding chromosome partition protein MukE translates to MSSTNIEQFMPVKLAQALANPIFPELDSQLRSGRHISVDDLDNHAFLMDFQEALEQFYARYNVELIRAPEGFFYLRPRSTTLIPRSVLSELDMMVGKILCYLYLSPERLSNQGIFTSQELFEELLSLADESKLLKFVNQRSTGSDLDKQKLQEKLRTSLNRLRRLGMVHFLQNDSSKFIISESVFRFGADVRSGDNPQDAQLRMIRDGEAISLDGELSLKDSDEDEVEDSQDPAESDEDEE, encoded by the coding sequence ATGTCATCGACAAATATTGAACAATTTATGCCAGTTAAGCTGGCTCAAGCATTAGCTAACCCGATTTTTCCAGAGCTAGACAGCCAATTGCGTTCAGGTCGCCATATTAGCGTTGATGACCTTGATAACCACGCATTTTTGATGGATTTTCAGGAAGCGTTAGAGCAATTTTATGCACGTTATAACGTTGAGTTAATTCGTGCGCCTGAAGGTTTTTTCTATCTGCGCCCTCGCTCAACCACATTAATTCCACGCTCTGTGTTGTCTGAGTTGGATATGATGGTAGGGAAAATTCTTTGTTACCTCTATTTGAGCCCTGAACGCTTAAGCAACCAAGGTATTTTTACCTCACAAGAGTTATTTGAGGAGCTGTTATCGCTGGCGGATGAAAGCAAATTATTGAAATTTGTTAATCAACGCTCGACAGGCTCTGACCTTGATAAACAAAAATTGCAGGAAAAACTAAGAACCTCCCTAAACCGTTTACGCCGTTTAGGGATGGTGCATTTTCTGCAAAATGATTCGAGTAAATTTATTATTAGTGAATCGGTTTTCCGTTTTGGTGCTGATGTGCGCAGCGGTGATAACCCGCAAGATGCCCAATTACGTATGATCCGTGATGGTGAAGCGATTTCCCTTGATGGTGAATTATCACTTAAAGACAGTGATGAAGATGAAGTCGAAGATAGCCAAGACCCAGCAGAAAGTGATGAGGATGAAGAATAA
- the kdsB gene encoding 3-deoxy-manno-octulosonate cytidylyltransferase: MFTVIIPARYASTRLPGKPLADIHGKPMVVRVMEQAIKSGANRVIVATDHQDVANAVIAAGGEACMTNPDHQSGTERLAEVIDTYGFSDDEIIVNVQGDEPLIPPEIISQVAHNLQGSKANMGTLAVPIYDAHEAFNPNAVKVVTDNEGYALYFSRATIPWDRDNFAKSHDLIGDFFLRHIGIYAYRAGFIRRYIHWEASPLEKIEMLEQLRVLWYGEKIHVDVAKVTPGAGVDTPEDLELVRKQFLS; the protein is encoded by the coding sequence ATGTTTACGGTTATTATTCCTGCTCGTTATGCCTCAACCCGCTTACCCGGCAAGCCGTTGGCTGATATCCATGGTAAACCGATGGTTGTTCGAGTGATGGAGCAAGCCATTAAATCAGGTGCGAACCGAGTGATTGTCGCAACAGACCACCAAGATGTAGCGAATGCGGTTATTGCTGCGGGGGGCGAGGCTTGTATGACTAACCCTGATCACCAATCGGGTACGGAAAGATTGGCTGAGGTTATTGATACATATGGCTTCTCTGATGATGAAATCATTGTGAATGTGCAGGGCGATGAGCCTTTAATTCCGCCTGAAATTATTAGCCAAGTCGCTCATAACCTTCAAGGTAGTAAAGCGAATATGGGCACTCTGGCTGTTCCAATTTATGATGCACATGAAGCTTTCAACCCAAATGCAGTGAAAGTGGTCACGGATAATGAAGGGTATGCATTGTACTTTTCTCGTGCAACCATCCCATGGGATAGAGATAATTTTGCGAAAAGCCATGATTTAATAGGTGATTTTTTCCTACGTCATATTGGTATCTATGCTTACCGTGCAGGCTTTATTCGCCGTTATATTCACTGGGAAGCTAGCCCACTAGAGAAAATCGAAATGCTTGAGCAGCTTAGAGTGCTTTGGTATGGTGAAAAAATTCATGTGGATGTTGCTAAAGTGACACCTGGTGCAGGTGTTGATACACCCGAAGACCTAGAATTGGTGAGAAAACAATTCTTATCATAA
- the elyC gene encoding envelope biogenesis factor ElyC — protein sequence MLFFLKKYIGSLLMPLPLLLIIGAIGLLLLWFTRWQKWGKSLTTVSLVLIALLGLQPVSDSLLAPIEGKFNKRYELITENPPQDIKYIVVLGGGFTYNPDWSPSANLLSNSLPRVTEGVRLYLKHPGSKLIFTGGKASSTISSAEVAAKVAQSLGVPESDTIPLTEPKDTQEEAYEVEKIIGKTPFLLVTSANHLPRAITMFTDRGMQPYPAPANQLAISSGINPWEKYIPSAYYFGHSERAWYEFIGTIWWHIKPDNTQALEEPLSTPELVVSE from the coding sequence ATGTTATTTTTCTTAAAGAAGTACATTGGCTCACTTTTAATGCCATTGCCACTATTGCTCATTATCGGGGCTATCGGACTGCTTTTGCTGTGGTTTACTCGTTGGCAAAAATGGGGAAAAAGCTTAACAACCGTGAGTTTAGTGCTCATCGCACTACTTGGATTACAACCCGTTTCAGACAGCTTGCTGGCACCTATCGAGGGTAAATTCAATAAACGCTATGAATTAATCACAGAAAACCCACCACAAGATATCAAATACATCGTGGTCTTAGGCGGCGGCTTTACCTATAACCCAGACTGGAGTCCAAGCGCTAATTTATTGAGCAACAGTCTACCAAGAGTCACCGAAGGCGTACGTTTATACCTTAAACACCCTGGGAGTAAGCTGATATTCACAGGCGGAAAGGCCAGTAGCACGATAAGCAGTGCCGAGGTTGCTGCTAAAGTTGCACAGTCATTGGGAGTTCCTGAGTCAGATACGATCCCACTTACTGAGCCCAAAGATACGCAAGAAGAGGCTTACGAAGTTGAGAAAATTATTGGAAAAACACCATTTTTGCTTGTGACATCGGCTAATCATTTGCCAAGAGCCATTACAATGTTTACTGATAGAGGTATGCAACCTTATCCAGCCCCTGCAAATCAATTAGCCATTAGCAGCGGCATTAATCCATGGGAAAAATACATTCCTTCAGCCTATTACTTCGGCCATAGCGAGCGGGCTTGGTACGAATTTATTGGCACGATTTGGTGGCATATAAAACCCGACAATACTCAAGCCTTGGAAGAACCACTCAGCACGCCTGAATTAGTTGTTTCCGAATAA
- the mukF gene encoding chromosome partition protein MukF, whose amino-acid sequence MSDFSQTVPELVSWARKNDFAISLPAERLAFLLAVAVLNSERVNGEMSEVELVDAFREVCKGFEQTTESLAVRANNAINDMVRQKIFNRFASDIVEGNAIYRLTPLGIGISDYYIRQREFSTLRLSMQLSIVAGELQRAAEAAEEGGDEFYWHRYVFAPLKYSVAEIFDSIDLSQRIMDEQQNSVKEDIAALLNQDWQAAIANCEQLLSETSGTLRELQDTLEAAGDKLQANLLRIQEANMNAPVFSDMVDRLVFDLQNKLDRIVSWGQQSIDLWIGYDRHVHKFIRTAIDMDKNRIFSQRLRQSVQHYLDSPWALTYTNAERLFDMRDEELALHDEEVTGELPPELEFEEFSELNDRLAELMEAELAFYKTEQRPLDVGRVLHDYLQQYPQKRHFDVARIIIDQAVRLGIAEADLAGLPAEWQAINDHGAKVQAHVIDKY is encoded by the coding sequence ATGAGTGATTTTTCCCAGACCGTCCCTGAGCTCGTGTCTTGGGCACGAAAAAACGATTTTGCAATTTCACTTCCCGCTGAACGTTTAGCGTTTTTACTTGCCGTTGCTGTATTGAACAGCGAGCGGGTAAATGGTGAGATGAGCGAAGTGGAATTGGTCGATGCCTTCCGTGAGGTCTGTAAAGGGTTTGAGCAAACCACTGAATCACTGGCGGTACGGGCAAACAATGCCATTAATGATATGGTACGCCAGAAAATATTTAACCGTTTTGCCAGTGATATTGTCGAAGGCAATGCAATCTATCGTTTAACCCCATTGGGTATTGGTATTAGTGACTATTACATTCGCCAGCGTGAGTTTTCAACGTTGCGGCTTTCGATGCAACTTTCTATCGTTGCAGGAGAATTGCAACGTGCGGCAGAAGCAGCCGAAGAAGGTGGTGATGAGTTTTATTGGCACCGTTACGTTTTTGCCCCACTAAAATATTCTGTCGCTGAAATCTTTGATAGCATTGATTTATCCCAGCGGATCATGGATGAGCAACAAAACTCTGTAAAAGAAGATATTGCAGCGCTGCTAAACCAAGATTGGCAAGCGGCGATTGCCAACTGTGAGCAATTACTGTCAGAAACCTCTGGAACACTTAGGGAATTGCAAGATACGTTAGAAGCTGCAGGGGATAAACTGCAAGCCAACTTGTTACGTATCCAAGAAGCAAATATGAACGCACCTGTGTTTTCCGATATGGTTGATAGGTTAGTCTTTGATTTGCAAAATAAATTAGACCGTATTGTGAGTTGGGGGCAACAGTCTATTGATCTTTGGATTGGCTATGACCGCCACGTACATAAATTTATCCGTACCGCGATTGATATGGATAAAAACCGTATATTTTCTCAGCGGTTACGCCAGTCAGTTCAACATTATCTCGATAGCCCTTGGGCACTCACTTACACCAATGCTGAGCGGTTATTTGATATGCGAGATGAAGAGCTTGCCTTGCATGATGAAGAAGTCACGGGTGAGTTACCGCCAGAGCTGGAATTTGAAGAATTTAGCGAATTAAATGATAGGCTTGCAGAACTAATGGAAGCAGAGCTCGCGTTCTACAAAACAGAGCAACGTCCATTAGATGTTGGTCGTGTATTACATGATTACTTGCAGCAGTATCCGCAAAAACGTCATTTTGATGTGGCGCGAATTATTATTGATCAAGCTGTAAGATTAGGTATCGCAGAGGCTGATTTGGCGGGGTTACCGGCAGAATGGCAAGCTATTAATGATCACGGAGCCAAGGTACAGGCACATGTCATCGACAAATATTGA
- a CDS encoding DNA internalization-related competence protein ComEC/Rec2 codes for MKFFQRKNRVWKYKDQKLSLTLVSFAVIGGILPLLFMPKLLNINDSVIILFTSVFLLFVYFLNKITRFILLVMVFFLWGNWHGNNINNNIYSLSIKYHYLDITVIRLQSEGKEKKIKIRIDKVNNKEIFPPLYAIWKSKQTICAGQSWRINSKLKPLHNSLNEGSFNQQRHQLSQRVIGTLKSKQNTVLNSECSTRQKIINHFMEPMSNLRNVGIIYGLMFGERALLSEKHSRLLQQTGLTHLMAISGLHIGLAYCLGLLIARGVQYVLPIRFMNQVIPTVLGLTLALLYAWISGFAIPAARALFSLFLWVYIRNRPSLYFSWQWALWSVAGILLFDPLAILSDSFWLSSFAVLAILYWLRVFPLSTHLIQKKIIGKVIGLVHLQVGLLVLLIPMQVIVFNGINFMSIFANLWFVPLISWGVAPAILAIFLVPNIMLQNLIFDFIDRVIDFGLLPLPFFSRYWMDLFNIPYYLLFICWSVALICLFRWYRTYLSLIGCIVVLIFIERSNNKKSEHDWSMTLLDIGHGLAVIIEQNNLAYLYDTGNSWKGHSNAKRQIIPFLKQKGVIPMGMILSHNHLDHTGGVSDLLKQYPWLNVRSSFGNHLIKTKPKRSKIKQMIHLPCVKGQRWQWGKLTFEVLWPEKLSAISHNNDSCVIQFTDGHHKILLTGDIEKKGEEKLVEAYKQSLRSSILFAPHHGSKTSSTNLLLRNVQPSMVLLSSARYSAWKIPSEKVYERYKKNNIQWLNTAEKGQLTLWFKKENISIHSYRDEIYPRWYHLWFGLPLFPE; via the coding sequence ATGAAATTTTTTCAAAGAAAAAATAGAGTGTGGAAATATAAAGACCAAAAATTGTCCTTAACATTGGTATCATTCGCTGTTATTGGTGGAATATTACCCTTGCTATTCATGCCTAAACTTTTAAATATTAATGATTCAGTTATTATTTTGTTTACTTCTGTTTTTTTGTTATTTGTTTATTTTTTGAATAAAATTACCAGATTTATTTTGTTGGTGATGGTTTTTTTTCTATGGGGAAATTGGCATGGGAATAACATAAACAATAATATTTACTCGTTATCAATAAAATATCATTATTTGGACATAACTGTCATCAGGCTACAATCTGAAGGCAAAGAGAAGAAAATTAAAATTAGAATCGACAAAGTTAATAATAAAGAAATATTTCCCCCACTTTATGCTATATGGAAAAGCAAACAAACTATATGTGCAGGGCAGTCATGGAGAATTAATAGTAAGCTAAAACCCTTACATAACTCTTTGAATGAAGGAAGTTTCAACCAGCAGCGGCACCAATTATCACAACGAGTTATTGGTACACTAAAAAGTAAGCAGAATACGGTATTGAACTCTGAATGCTCGACAAGGCAAAAAATAATCAATCATTTTATGGAGCCAATGAGCAATTTAAGAAATGTTGGGATTATATATGGGTTAATGTTTGGAGAAAGAGCGCTATTGTCTGAAAAACACTCGCGCTTACTGCAGCAAACGGGTTTAACCCACTTAATGGCGATCTCTGGCCTACATATCGGGTTGGCTTATTGTTTAGGGCTTCTTATAGCTAGAGGAGTACAGTATGTGCTTCCTATTCGTTTTATGAATCAAGTTATTCCAACTGTATTAGGTTTAACATTAGCATTATTGTATGCATGGATTTCTGGCTTTGCGATCCCAGCAGCTAGGGCACTATTTTCATTGTTCTTATGGGTTTATATCAGAAACAGACCGTCATTATACTTTTCTTGGCAGTGGGCATTATGGAGTGTCGCAGGCATTTTATTGTTTGATCCACTTGCTATTTTATCAGATAGCTTTTGGTTATCGAGTTTTGCTGTTTTAGCTATTTTGTATTGGTTGAGAGTTTTTCCTTTATCTACACATCTAATTCAAAAGAAAATTATTGGTAAAGTCATTGGATTAGTTCATTTACAGGTTGGGTTATTGGTTTTATTAATACCAATGCAAGTCATCGTATTTAATGGCATTAATTTCATGAGCATATTTGCTAATTTATGGTTTGTTCCATTGATATCTTGGGGGGTGGCACCCGCAATATTGGCTATTTTTTTAGTACCAAATATAATGTTACAAAATTTAATTTTTGATTTTATAGATAGAGTCATTGATTTTGGATTGCTTCCGCTACCTTTTTTTAGCCGTTATTGGATGGATCTTTTTAATATACCCTATTATCTATTATTCATCTGCTGGTCTGTGGCTCTAATATGCCTATTTAGGTGGTACAGAACGTATCTTTCTCTGATTGGCTGCATTGTTGTTTTGATTTTTATAGAGCGGAGCAATAATAAAAAGTCTGAGCATGATTGGAGTATGACACTACTCGATATTGGGCATGGATTAGCCGTTATTATTGAACAAAATAATTTAGCTTACTTATATGACACAGGGAACTCTTGGAAAGGGCATAGCAATGCCAAAAGACAAATCATTCCTTTCCTAAAACAAAAAGGGGTAATACCAATGGGTATGATTTTAAGTCACAATCATTTAGATCACACTGGTGGTGTTAGTGATCTATTAAAACAGTATCCATGGCTAAATGTGCGAAGTAGTTTTGGAAATCATCTCATTAAAACGAAACCAAAAAGAAGTAAAATCAAACAAATGATACATTTACCCTGTGTTAAAGGGCAAAGATGGCAATGGGGAAAGTTGACGTTTGAAGTTTTGTGGCCAGAAAAATTGTCGGCTATTTCCCATAATAATGATTCGTGTGTTATACAGTTTACAGATGGGCACCATAAAATTTTATTGACTGGAGATATAGAAAAGAAGGGGGAGGAAAAATTAGTTGAAGCTTATAAACAAAGCCTTCGTTCTTCTATTTTGTTTGCGCCACACCATGGCAGCAAAACGTCATCAACAAATCTATTGTTAAGAAATGTTCAACCATCTATGGTTTTACTTTCATCTGCAAGGTACAGTGCATGGAAAATCCCGTCGGAAAAGGTCTACGAAAGGTATAAAAAAAATAATATCCAGTGGTTAAATACTGCAGAGAAAGGTCAGTTAACTTTATGGTTTAAAAAAGAAAATATTAGTATTCATAGCTATCGCGATGAAATTTACCCACGTTGGTATCATCTGTGGTTTGGCTTACCGCTATTTCCCGAGTAG
- the lpxK gene encoding tetraacyldisaccharide 4'-kinase, with product MIERIWSGKSWLYVLLLPLSFLYGLITVVRHAAYKVGLSRSWKAPIPVVVVGNLTAGGNGKTPVVIWLVESLVKEGYRVGVVSRGYGGKAESYPLVLDENTPTTAAGDEPVLIYHRTKAPVAVAPKRSDAIKALLELHELDVIITDDGLQHYALQRDYEIVVIDGQRRFGNGWWLPAGPMRERAGRLNSVNALIVNGGQPEGSEVLMTLEGDTAVNIVTSEKQPVTQLQSVVAMAGIGHPPRFFASLENKGVALVSTHAFADHQDYEQQQLSALVKPTQSLLMTEKDAVKCRSFAQSNWWFLPVKAQLSSNDEQKILSKIKKLITNNKNTCH from the coding sequence ATGATAGAGCGTATTTGGTCCGGCAAATCATGGTTGTATGTCTTACTGTTACCATTATCTTTTCTTTATGGATTGATAACAGTGGTTCGACATGCAGCCTATAAAGTAGGACTAAGTCGTTCTTGGAAAGCGCCAATACCTGTGGTTGTGGTGGGTAACCTCACAGCTGGAGGTAATGGCAAAACGCCAGTAGTCATCTGGTTGGTTGAGTCGTTAGTAAAGGAAGGCTATCGTGTGGGAGTGGTATCTCGCGGATATGGTGGAAAAGCGGAGAGTTACCCACTTGTTCTCGATGAAAATACACCAACAACAGCTGCTGGCGATGAGCCTGTTCTAATTTACCATCGCACTAAAGCCCCCGTTGCAGTAGCTCCTAAGCGCAGTGATGCAATCAAAGCATTATTAGAATTGCATGAATTGGATGTGATCATCACTGATGATGGTTTGCAGCACTATGCATTGCAACGTGATTATGAAATCGTTGTGATTGATGGGCAGCGTCGTTTCGGTAATGGATGGTGGTTACCAGCAGGACCAATGCGAGAGCGTGCTGGCCGCTTAAATAGCGTGAATGCATTAATTGTTAATGGTGGTCAGCCAGAGGGGAGCGAAGTATTAATGACTCTTGAAGGTGACACCGCCGTTAATATTGTGACGTCAGAAAAACAGCCTGTTACTCAGCTTCAATCCGTAGTTGCAATGGCTGGCATTGGGCATCCGCCCCGCTTTTTTGCTTCTTTAGAAAATAAAGGGGTAGCATTGGTGAGTACCCACGCTTTTGCTGACCATCAAGATTATGAACAACAGCAACTTTCCGCACTTGTTAAGCCTACCCAGAGCTTACTGATGACTGAAAAAGATGCAGTTAAATGCCGCTCATTTGCGCAGTCCAATTGGTGGTTTTTACCCGTGAAAGCACAATTATCATCCAATGATGAGCAAAAAATCCTAAGTAAAATAAAAAAACTTATCACAAATAACAAAAACACTTGCCACTAA
- the msbA gene encoding lipid A ABC transporter ATP-binding protein/permease MsbA translates to MNDKDLSTKQTFRRLWPIIAPFKVGLIVAAIALIINAAGDAFMISLLKPLLDEGFDKADNDVLKWLPLAVLGLMVVRGGSSFVSTYCVSWVAGKVVMNMRRKLFGHMMGMPVSFFDQQSTGTLLSRITYDSEQVASSSSGALITIIRESAYIIGLFTMMFYYSWQLSLILIVIAPVVSITIRIVSKRFRKISKNMQTGMGHVTASAEQMLKGHKEVLIFGGQKVETERFYKVSNNMRRQNMKMVTASAISDPIVQLIASFALAFVLYAASFPDIRDELTSGTIAVVFSSMFALMRPLKSLTNVNAQFQRGMAACQTLFAILDSEQEKDDGTKVLKDVKGDIKFENVTFTYATKEHPALDDISFTLPAGKSVALVGRSGSGKSTIANLITRFYDIDKGSIQIDGHDIRDYTLSSLRSQVALVSQHVYLFNDTIANNIAYATDGSYSREQIEKAAEMAYAMDFIAKLDKGLDTVIGENGVMLSGGQRQRIAIARALLRDAPILILDEATSALDTESERAIQAALDELQKNRTSLVIAHRLSTIENADEILVVQDGRIIERGTHTALLAQNGAYSQLHSIQFKQ, encoded by the coding sequence ATGAATGATAAAGACCTTTCGACAAAACAAACTTTTCGCCGCTTGTGGCCAATTATTGCGCCTTTTAAAGTGGGCTTAATTGTTGCAGCAATAGCTCTTATTATAAACGCTGCTGGTGATGCGTTCATGATTTCGTTATTAAAACCTTTATTAGATGAAGGTTTCGATAAAGCCGATAACGACGTGTTAAAATGGCTACCACTCGCTGTGTTAGGTTTAATGGTTGTCCGTGGTGGTTCTAGCTTTGTCTCAACGTACTGTGTTTCTTGGGTTGCAGGTAAAGTGGTGATGAATATGCGCCGCAAACTTTTTGGCCATATGATGGGAATGCCTGTCAGTTTTTTTGACCAACAATCAACAGGAACGCTTTTATCTCGTATTACTTATGATTCCGAACAAGTTGCGTCTTCATCTTCAGGTGCTTTAATTACAATTATTCGTGAAAGCGCTTATATCATCGGTTTATTTACGATGATGTTTTATTATAGCTGGCAATTGTCTCTCATTTTGATTGTTATCGCTCCTGTCGTTTCCATTACTATCCGTATTGTTTCTAAGCGTTTTCGCAAAATCAGCAAAAACATGCAAACAGGCATGGGGCATGTAACTGCTAGTGCGGAACAAATGCTAAAAGGGCACAAAGAAGTTTTAATCTTTGGTGGTCAAAAAGTTGAAACTGAGCGTTTTTATAAAGTCAGTAACAATATGCGCCGTCAAAATATGAAAATGGTAACCGCATCTGCAATATCGGACCCAATCGTACAGTTGATTGCCTCATTTGCTCTTGCATTCGTTTTGTATGCGGCCAGTTTTCCTGATATTCGTGATGAACTTACTTCTGGTACCATTGCAGTTGTTTTCTCATCGATGTTTGCATTAATGCGCCCGTTAAAATCATTAACGAATGTTAACGCACAATTCCAACGTGGTATGGCCGCTTGCCAAACATTATTTGCTATCTTAGATTCTGAGCAAGAAAAAGATGACGGCACAAAAGTTCTCAAGGATGTGAAGGGTGATATCAAATTTGAGAATGTCACGTTTACCTATGCGACAAAAGAGCATCCTGCATTAGATGATATTTCTTTTACTTTACCTGCGGGGAAATCAGTTGCATTAGTTGGGCGCTCAGGTTCTGGTAAATCGACAATAGCTAACCTGATCACGCGTTTTTATGACATTGATAAAGGTTCTATCCAAATTGATGGCCATGATATTCGTGATTACACTCTTTCATCATTGCGTAGCCAAGTTGCACTTGTATCGCAACATGTTTACCTTTTTAACGATACGATAGCGAATAATATTGCTTATGCAACCGATGGTAGCTATAGCCGTGAGCAAATTGAAAAAGCAGCTGAAATGGCCTACGCCATGGACTTTATTGCTAAGCTTGATAAAGGGTTAGATACAGTAATTGGTGAAAATGGTGTCATGCTTTCGGGTGGGCAACGTCAGCGTATTGCAATTGCGCGTGCTTTATTACGTGATGCGCCAATTTTGATCCTTGATGAAGCTACATCAGCACTTGATACCGAATCAGAACGTGCAATTCAAGCTGCACTGGATGAACTACAGAAAAATAGAACATCATTGGTGATAGCACACCGGTTATCAACAATTGAGAATGCAGATGAAATTTTGGTTGTACAAGATGGTCGTATCATTGAACGCGGTACGCATACAGCGCTGCTAGCGCAAAATGGGGCTTATTCTCAATTACACAGTATTCAATTTAAACAATGA
- the cmoM gene encoding tRNA uridine 5-oxyacetic acid(34) methyltransferase CmoM, whose protein sequence is MADRNFDDIVDKFAKNIYGTTKGKIREAVVWQDLTQLLETQFKGKTLRILDAGGGEGHFSRKLAALGHQITLCDLSEEMLERARELAEEEGIIGNMQFVHCAVQDIAQYVDEPVDLVLFHAVLEWISDQKYAIEQLADIIRPEGVFSVMFYNANGLVMRNAILGNFHLATPHIQRRRKRSLSPQKPLFPQQVDEWLAECKMDILGKSGVRVFHDYLQSRQLQQKDFPALLALEQQYCREEPYISMGRYIHVMARKQIQKDDL, encoded by the coding sequence ATGGCAGACCGCAACTTTGATGATATTGTCGATAAATTTGCAAAAAATATCTACGGAACGACCAAAGGAAAGATACGCGAAGCGGTGGTTTGGCAGGACTTAACTCAACTATTAGAGACTCAGTTTAAGGGAAAAACGCTACGGATCCTTGATGCAGGTGGTGGAGAAGGTCATTTTTCGCGCAAATTAGCTGCATTAGGCCATCAAATCACACTTTGCGATTTATCCGAAGAGATGTTGGAGCGCGCTCGTGAGTTAGCGGAAGAAGAGGGAATTATTGGTAACATGCAGTTTGTCCATTGTGCGGTACAAGATATCGCACAATATGTTGATGAACCGGTTGACCTTGTTCTTTTTCACGCGGTTCTTGAATGGATTAGCGATCAAAAATATGCAATTGAACAGCTGGCAGATATAATCAGACCAGAAGGCGTATTTTCTGTCATGTTCTATAATGCAAATGGCTTGGTGATGCGTAATGCAATTTTAGGCAATTTTCATCTTGCAACACCACATATCCAACGTCGCCGTAAACGTTCGTTGTCACCGCAAAAACCGCTATTTCCTCAACAAGTTGATGAGTGGTTAGCTGAGTGTAAGATGGATATCTTAGGGAAAAGTGGTGTCCGAGTTTTCCATGATTATTTGCAAAGTCGGCAGTTACAGCAAAAAGATTTTCCTGCGTTGTTGGCGCTTGAACAACAATATTGCCGTGAAGAACCGTATATCAGCATGGGGCGTTACATTCATGTCATGGCACGCAAACAAATACAAAAGGACGATTTATGA